From the Candidatus Methylacidiphilales bacterium genome, one window contains:
- a CDS encoding integration host factor subunit beta, producing the protein MANLTKRDLVIRISNETGMVQQDVLNVIQKTLDYLTESLALGKTVELRNFGVFEIKLRKARVGRNPNKPQSDVPIPPRAVVKFKPGKEMKAKVAQLSQKLITDGSGKAA; encoded by the coding sequence ATGGCAAATTTAACCAAACGGGATTTAGTGATCCGGATCAGCAATGAGACCGGAATGGTCCAGCAGGATGTCCTGAACGTCATTCAGAAGACATTGGACTATCTGACCGAAAGCCTCGCCCTCGGTAAGACCGTGGAGCTGAGGAACTTCGGCGTGTTTGAGATCAAACTCCGCAAGGCCCGCGTCGGCCGGAATCCCAATAAACCCCAGAGCGATGTGCCCATTCCGCCCCGTGCGGTCGTCAAATTCAAGCCGGGCAAGGAAATGAAGGCCAAAGTGGCCCAGCTTTCGCAAAAGCTAATCACAGACGGCAGCGGCAAGGCTGCCTGA
- the rnhC gene encoding ribonuclease HIII, with product MDPASFTYSISPAQGKKLKALLQEQSFEFEALPYGHFRAAKAKCSIQYYESGKLVLQGKGAKEFIEFYLEPFVLEEARLGYEEELNPEMFEPHFGIDEAGKGDFFGPLVIAGAYVGKISARQLLDAGIKDSKRITSAKRAHDLADQIRKIVGKNCEVVAIFPEKYNELYGKFRNLNQMLAWGHAKVIENLAAKVPGCPRALSDQFAYPQVLQNQLNRKKISIRLEQRTKAEADIAVAAASILARSAFLKGLEKLGEPLERELLKGAGDAVKAQGREIFAQHGEAGLRKIAKEHFKTFGEITGRAVIK from the coding sequence CGGCGAGCTTTACGTACAGCATCAGCCCGGCGCAAGGCAAGAAGCTCAAGGCCCTGCTGCAGGAGCAAAGTTTTGAATTTGAGGCGCTGCCCTACGGCCACTTTCGCGCGGCCAAGGCCAAGTGCAGCATCCAGTATTATGAGAGCGGCAAACTGGTGCTGCAGGGCAAGGGTGCGAAGGAATTCATTGAATTTTATCTGGAACCGTTCGTGCTGGAAGAGGCTCGGCTCGGGTATGAGGAAGAATTAAACCCGGAAATGTTTGAGCCTCATTTCGGAATTGATGAGGCAGGCAAGGGCGATTTTTTTGGCCCCCTCGTCATTGCGGGCGCCTATGTTGGAAAAATCAGCGCCAGGCAATTATTGGATGCGGGCATCAAGGACAGCAAGCGGATTACAAGCGCCAAACGCGCCCATGATTTGGCGGACCAGATTCGAAAGATCGTCGGAAAAAATTGCGAGGTGGTGGCGATTTTTCCGGAAAAATACAACGAGCTCTACGGCAAATTTCGCAACCTGAACCAGATGCTGGCCTGGGGACATGCCAAGGTGATTGAAAATCTGGCGGCGAAAGTGCCCGGCTGCCCGCGTGCGTTGTCCGACCAGTTTGCCTACCCGCAGGTGCTGCAAAACCAGTTGAACCGGAAAAAAATATCGATCCGGCTGGAACAAAGAACCAAGGCGGAGGCTGACATCGCGGTTGCGGCCGCTTCCATCCTGGCTCGGTCGGCATTTTTGAAAGGGTTGGAAAAATTGGGAGAACCACTGGAACGCGAGTTATTGAAGGGCGCGGGCGATGCGGTCAAAGCCCAGGGCCGGGAAATTTTCGCGCAACATGGCGAAGCCGGGCTGAGGAAAATTGCCAAGGAACACTTTAAAACTTTTGGGGAAATAACGGGAAGGGCCGTTATCAAGTGA